One genomic segment of Paenibacillus xylanexedens includes these proteins:
- a CDS encoding response regulator transcription factor, with amino-acid sequence MPNTATLQREAAVNVYRSVEQGLKETGAETCGLMFIHCAGNSQPEQQVRTHLEQTSESAFQVWKDGATQAIAVLLPGLSLDEVHYEGLRIKHELQETLPGADPQITLASFPEGERPSKATIQHMAESSKLVDSSEIHIYTLDNTADEPERILIVDNDPTVREFLQLRLKMQGYETYEAVDGLAALELIEKVTPDLVLTELNLYGIDGLPFIHHIQNLEMEQPPKIVVLTEQRVEQTISQCFRSGVDDYMTKPFSPVELDARIRRCLH; translated from the coding sequence ATGCCAAATACGGCGACATTGCAGCGTGAGGCTGCCGTTAATGTGTACCGAAGTGTAGAACAGGGATTGAAGGAAACGGGTGCCGAAACATGCGGCTTAATGTTCATCCATTGTGCAGGAAACTCTCAACCTGAGCAGCAGGTCAGGACACATCTGGAGCAAACGAGTGAGTCTGCCTTCCAGGTGTGGAAGGATGGGGCCACCCAGGCGATTGCCGTCCTGCTGCCAGGGTTGTCACTGGATGAAGTTCACTATGAAGGGCTTCGGATCAAACATGAGCTGCAAGAGACTCTGCCCGGTGCCGATCCACAGATTACACTGGCCAGTTTCCCGGAAGGGGAGCGCCCTTCGAAGGCAACTATTCAGCATATGGCTGAGTCCTCGAAGCTCGTAGATTCGTCGGAGATTCATATCTACACGCTGGACAATACGGCGGACGAGCCGGAACGCATTTTGATTGTGGACAACGATCCTACGGTACGCGAATTCCTGCAATTGCGGTTGAAGATGCAGGGATACGAAACCTATGAAGCCGTCGATGGACTGGCTGCACTGGAGTTGATCGAGAAAGTCACACCTGACCTGGTGCTCACCGAACTGAATCTGTATGGCATCGATGGTCTGCCCTTCATCCATCATATTCAGAACCTGGAGATGGAGCAGCCACCCAAAATTGTCGTGTTGACCGAACAACGTGTCGAGCAGACGATTAGTCAATGCTTCCGCAGCGGCGTGGATGATTACATGACCAAACCGTTCTCACCTGTAGAGCTGGATGCACGAATCAGACGTTGCCTGCACTAG
- a CDS encoding nucleotide sugar dehydrogenase, with protein MENQQFHTLLNAIENKEAVLGVVGLGYVGLPLAVEMVNQGFTVIGIDLDASKVESIYQGDSYIHDISSDELKKVMQSGRFQPTTDYSMLRVIDALSICVPTPLSENQDPDTSYIETVVDQIKLHMKPGMLITLESTTYPGTTEELIQQQLDKIGQEAGKDYFLCFSPERVDPSNGRFTTFNTPKVIGGTTEACLKLGTALYGKYVETVVPVSSPKVAEMSKLLENTFRSVNIAFVNEMAMMCDRMGIDIWEVIDAAATKPFGFMPFYPGPGIGGHCIPLDPMYLSWKAKGFRFYSKFIELAQSTNDNMPYYVLNKTSTILNEYAKSVRKSNILLLGMSYKPNIADLRESPGLEVYELFKESGANVSYYDPHADSFQDKHGETVHSEVFNLEQFKKYDCIVLITNHSDLPYFDIAEMGVPILDTRNAFRSYTHPHIYKIGHSVQHPVLEPSEALLV; from the coding sequence ATGGAGAATCAACAATTCCACACATTACTGAATGCGATTGAAAATAAAGAAGCTGTACTCGGCGTCGTCGGGCTCGGTTACGTAGGACTTCCACTTGCCGTGGAAATGGTCAATCAAGGTTTCACGGTAATCGGAATTGATCTGGATGCGTCCAAAGTAGAAAGTATCTATCAAGGAGATTCCTATATTCACGATATTTCGTCCGATGAGTTGAAAAAAGTAATGCAAAGCGGTCGTTTCCAGCCAACGACAGATTACAGTATGCTGCGCGTGATCGACGCACTCAGTATCTGCGTACCGACACCGCTTAGTGAGAATCAGGACCCGGATACGTCTTACATCGAGACTGTTGTGGATCAGATCAAACTGCACATGAAACCAGGCATGCTGATTACGCTGGAGAGCACCACTTATCCAGGTACAACCGAAGAACTGATCCAGCAGCAGCTGGACAAAATCGGACAAGAAGCAGGTAAAGACTATTTCCTCTGCTTCTCGCCTGAGCGTGTGGACCCGTCGAACGGACGTTTCACAACATTTAATACTCCGAAAGTAATCGGGGGCACAACTGAAGCTTGCTTGAAGCTCGGAACAGCGCTATATGGAAAATATGTAGAAACCGTAGTACCGGTATCTTCACCAAAAGTGGCTGAGATGTCCAAACTGCTGGAGAACACATTCCGCAGTGTGAACATTGCCTTTGTAAATGAAATGGCGATGATGTGTGACCGCATGGGCATCGATATCTGGGAAGTTATTGACGCGGCGGCGACGAAACCATTTGGTTTCATGCCATTCTATCCAGGCCCAGGCATCGGTGGACACTGCATTCCGCTGGATCCGATGTACCTGTCATGGAAGGCCAAAGGCTTCCGTTTCTATAGCAAATTCATTGAGCTGGCGCAATCCACCAATGACAACATGCCATATTATGTATTGAACAAAACGTCAACAATTCTGAACGAATACGCTAAATCCGTACGTAAATCAAATATTCTGCTCCTTGGCATGTCGTACAAGCCGAATATTGCCGACCTGCGTGAATCACCAGGACTGGAAGTATATGAACTGTTCAAGGAAAGTGGAGCTAACGTTAGCTACTACGACCCACATGCGGATTCCTTCCAGGACAAACATGGCGAGACCGTTCACAGCGAAGTGTTCAATCTGGAGCAGTTCAAGAAGTACGATTGCATCGTGCTGATCACCAACCACAGCGATTTACCTTACTTTGATATTGCCGAGATGGGTGTGCCGATTCTGGATACACGTAATGCATTCCGTTCGTACACACATCCGCATATCTACAAGATTGGTCACTCGGTACAGCATCCTGTGCTTGAACCAAGTGAAGCGTTGCTCGTCTGA
- a CDS encoding glycosyltransferase family 2 protein — protein MVAIYYVVFVNTLYFSILALSFRNIWTIFRRSHYSKYNTLSGSELVPSVSLLVPAYNEELTIIENVNCLMTLNYPTYEVIVVNDGSSDATLNILLEEYRLKPVPNTKIRGKIACQKIRGIYHNPEFPDLYVIDKENGGKADSLNAGINLSHYPLISSIDADSLLEKDALIRMARMYMENPEETVAIGGDVRIANGCKIENGAVQDVSLPRKIWPMFQSIEYLKAFLGGRIGWSHMNGLIIVSGAFGMFRKDAVIAVGGYRDGYPGEDMNIIIKLHRYMLENKLKYRVAFCPEAVCWTQAPDSYRILSSQRKRWGRGNLKNMIENRGMLFNPKYKVMGMVTMPYNVLFEALNPYFRITGLLALTGYVLLDMTQWPILVLFGLLNFVSGYLLSVGALVLEEIAFKRYNKLSDLVKMLVYSALKFVGYHQLGVLWRLQGHVQFMQNNNSWGTMTRQSWSEDEKKTSEAA, from the coding sequence ATGGTCGCAATCTACTATGTTGTTTTTGTAAATACGCTCTACTTTTCCATTTTGGCCTTATCGTTCCGTAACATCTGGACGATCTTCCGGCGGTCGCATTATTCCAAATACAATACATTGTCAGGCTCGGAACTGGTGCCTTCCGTTTCTCTGCTGGTACCGGCATACAACGAGGAACTGACGATTATTGAAAATGTGAACTGCCTGATGACGCTGAATTATCCAACGTATGAAGTCATTGTGGTGAATGATGGCTCCAGTGATGCCACGCTGAATATCCTGTTGGAGGAATATCGGCTGAAGCCAGTACCCAATACGAAGATTCGGGGCAAGATCGCCTGTCAGAAAATTCGTGGGATCTATCATAACCCGGAGTTCCCGGATCTGTATGTCATTGACAAGGAAAACGGCGGTAAGGCCGATTCCCTCAATGCCGGGATCAACCTGTCCCATTATCCGTTGATCTCTTCCATCGATGCCGATTCGTTGCTGGAGAAGGATGCCCTGATCCGCATGGCACGCATGTATATGGAGAATCCGGAAGAGACGGTAGCTATCGGTGGAGATGTAAGAATCGCCAATGGCTGCAAAATTGAAAATGGGGCAGTGCAAGATGTATCACTGCCACGCAAAATCTGGCCCATGTTCCAGTCGATTGAATATCTCAAAGCCTTCCTGGGCGGACGGATTGGCTGGAGTCACATGAACGGTCTGATCATTGTCTCTGGTGCCTTCGGCATGTTCCGTAAGGACGCTGTTATCGCCGTAGGTGGATACCGGGATGGTTATCCTGGGGAAGACATGAACATCATCATTAAACTTCACCGTTATATGCTGGAAAACAAATTGAAGTACCGCGTTGCCTTCTGTCCTGAGGCTGTATGCTGGACGCAGGCACCGGATTCATACCGGATCTTGTCCAGTCAGCGCAAGCGCTGGGGCCGTGGGAACCTGAAGAACATGATCGAGAATCGTGGCATGTTGTTCAATCCAAAATATAAGGTTATGGGTATGGTGACCATGCCATATAACGTCCTTTTTGAAGCGCTGAACCCGTATTTCCGGATTACCGGACTTCTGGCTCTCACTGGATATGTGCTTCTGGATATGACGCAATGGCCGATTCTGGTTCTGTTCGGACTGCTGAACTTTGTGAGTGGTTATCTGCTGAGTGTAGGCGCACTTGTCCTGGAGGAGATTGCTTTCAAACGTTACAACAAGCTCTCCGATCTGGTCAAAATGCTGGTCTACTCCGCGTTGAAATTCGTGGGTTACCACCAGCTCGGCGTACTGTGGAGATTGCAGGGACATGTGCAGTTCATGCAAAACAACAACTCATGGGGTACCATGACACGCCAAAGCTGGTCCGAGGATGAGAAGAAAACAAGCGAAGCCGCTTGA